A window from Esox lucius isolate fEsoLuc1 chromosome 16, fEsoLuc1.pri, whole genome shotgun sequence encodes these proteins:
- the nr4a2a gene encoding nuclear receptor subfamily 4 group A member 2a isoform X2, whose translation MPCVQAQYGSSPQGASPASQSYSYHTAGEYSCDFLTPEFVKFSMDLTNTEISATTSLPSFSTFMDNYTTSYDVKPPCLYQMPHSGEQSSIKVEDVQMHSYHQQSHLPPQSEEMMAHSGSMYFKPSSPHAPSTPNFQVQPNHMWEDPGSLHSFHQNYVAATSHMIDQRKNPVSRLSLFSFKQSPPGTPVSSCQMRFDGPLHVSMTHDNPGSHRSLDSQSFAVPSALRKQAGLAFPHSLQLGHGHQLMDSQVHSPPSRGSPSNEGLCAVCGDNAACQHYGVRTCEGCKGFFKRTVQKNAKYVCLANKNCPVDKRRRNRCQYCRFQKCLVVGMVKEVVRTASLKGRRGRLPSKPKSPQDPSPPSPPVSLISALVRAHVDSNPSMSGLDYSIFQANPDYQMTGDDTQHIQQFYDLLTGSMEIIRGWAEKIPGFSDLPKQDKDLLFESAFLELFVLRLAYRSNPVEGKLIFCNGVVLHRLQCVRGFGEWIDSIVEFSSNLQSMNIDISAFSCIAALAMVTERHGLKEPKRVEELQNKIVNCLKDQVTFNGGSLNRPNYLSKLLGKLPELRTLCTQGLQRIFYLKLEDLVPPPAIIDKLFLDTLPF comes from the exons ATGCCCTGCGTTCAGGCTCAGTATGGGTCATCACCACAAGGAGCCAGCCCCGCTTCGCAGAGCTACAGCTACCACACCGCTGGAGAATACAGCTGTGACTTCTTAACACCGGAGTTTGTTAAGTTTAGTATGGACCTGACCAACACAGAGATATCAGCTACTACTTCTCTCCCTAGTTTCAGTACATTCATGGACAACTATACCACCAGTTACGACGTTAAACCGCCCTGTCTTTATCAAATGCCCCATTCTGGAGAGCAGTCCTCTATTAAAGTCGAGGACGTCCAGATGCACAGCTATCATCAGCAGAGTCACTTGCCGCCTCAGTCGGAAGAGATGATGGCTCACTCCGGCTCCATGTACTTCAAACCGTCCTCACCTCATGCCCCAAGTACACCAAACTTCCAGGTTCAGCCCAATCACATGTGGGAGGACCCTGGGTCCCTCCACAGTTTTCACCAGAACTATGTGGCAGCAACCTCTCATATGATAGACCAGCGCAAGAACCCGGTGTCAAGGCTGTCGTTATTCTCCTTTAAACAGTCCCCCCCTGGTACCCCTGTGTCGAGTTGCCAGATGCGATTCGATGGCCCACTGCACGTCTCGATGACCCACGACAACCCAGGATCACATCGGAGCTTAGACAGCCAGAGCTTTGCAGTACCCAGTGCTCTAAGGAAACAGGCCGGGTTAGCCTTCCCTCACTCCCTACAGCTCGGCCATGGACACCAGTTGATGGACAGCCAAGTTCATTCGCCCCCATCCCGAGGGTCACCGTCAAACGAGGgtctgtgtgcagtgtgtggggacaACGCCGCTTGCCAGCATTATGGAGTGAGAACCTGCGAGGGTTGCAAAGGATTTTTTAAG CGCACTGTtcaaaaaaatgctaaatatgtGTGTTTAGCAAACAAAAATTGTCCTGTCGATAAACGCCGAAGAAACCGTTGCCAATACTGCCGTTTCCAGAAGTGCCTTGTTGTCGGAATGGTCAAAGAGG TTGTCAGGACTGCTAGTCTAAAAGGTCGACGAGGCCGTCTACCCTCCAAACCTAAAAGTCCCCAAGACCCCTCACCACCCTCGCCGCCTGTCAGTCTCATAAGTGCTCTTGTTAGGGCCCATGTCGATTCCAACCCGTCTATGTCTGGCCTGGACTACTCAATA TTTCAGGCTAACCCTGACTACCAAATGACTGGAGACGACACTCAGCACATTCAGCAGTTCTATGATCTCCTGACGGGTTCCATGGAGATTATCCGAGGTTGGGCTGAGAAGATCCCGGGGTTTTCTGATCTTCCGAAACAGGATAAAGATCTCCTCTTCGAATCAGCTTTCCTGGAACTTTTTGTTCTGAGGCTGGCATACAG GTCCAACCCAGTGGAAGGCAAACTCATTTTTTGCAACGGAGTGGTCTTGCACCGGCTGCAGTGCGTCCGAGGATTTGGAGAATGGATTGACTCGATTGTGGAGTTTTCCTCCAACCTACAAAGCATGAACATCGATATATCAGCATTCTCCTGCATCGCCGCTCTTGCCATGGTAACAG AAAGGCATGGGCTTAAGGAACCCAAGAGGGTTGAAGAACTTCAAAACAAGATAGTGAACTGCCTAAAAGACCAAGTCACGTTCAATGGCGGATCCTTGAATCGTCCGAACTACCTGTCAAAACTTTTGGGAAAGCTTCCTGAACTTCGCACGCTATGTACACAAGGTCTGCAGCGTATCTTCTACTTAAAACTCGAAGACTTGGTTCCTCCGCCAGCAATAATTGACAAACTTTTCCTCGACACTCTACCTTTTTAA
- the nr4a2a gene encoding nuclear receptor subfamily 4 group A member 2a isoform X1, which yields MLYAWIDNHVSGVKEAMPCVQAQYGSSPQGASPASQSYSYHTAGEYSCDFLTPEFVKFSMDLTNTEISATTSLPSFSTFMDNYTTSYDVKPPCLYQMPHSGEQSSIKVEDVQMHSYHQQSHLPPQSEEMMAHSGSMYFKPSSPHAPSTPNFQVQPNHMWEDPGSLHSFHQNYVAATSHMIDQRKNPVSRLSLFSFKQSPPGTPVSSCQMRFDGPLHVSMTHDNPGSHRSLDSQSFAVPSALRKQAGLAFPHSLQLGHGHQLMDSQVHSPPSRGSPSNEGLCAVCGDNAACQHYGVRTCEGCKGFFKRTVQKNAKYVCLANKNCPVDKRRRNRCQYCRFQKCLVVGMVKEVVRTASLKGRRGRLPSKPKSPQDPSPPSPPVSLISALVRAHVDSNPSMSGLDYSIFQANPDYQMTGDDTQHIQQFYDLLTGSMEIIRGWAEKIPGFSDLPKQDKDLLFESAFLELFVLRLAYRSNPVEGKLIFCNGVVLHRLQCVRGFGEWIDSIVEFSSNLQSMNIDISAFSCIAALAMVTERHGLKEPKRVEELQNKIVNCLKDQVTFNGGSLNRPNYLSKLLGKLPELRTLCTQGLQRIFYLKLEDLVPPPAIIDKLFLDTLPF from the exons ATGCTTTATGCATGGATTGACAACCACGTTTCTGGTGTGAAAGAAG CCATGCCCTGCGTTCAGGCTCAGTATGGGTCATCACCACAAGGAGCCAGCCCCGCTTCGCAGAGCTACAGCTACCACACCGCTGGAGAATACAGCTGTGACTTCTTAACACCGGAGTTTGTTAAGTTTAGTATGGACCTGACCAACACAGAGATATCAGCTACTACTTCTCTCCCTAGTTTCAGTACATTCATGGACAACTATACCACCAGTTACGACGTTAAACCGCCCTGTCTTTATCAAATGCCCCATTCTGGAGAGCAGTCCTCTATTAAAGTCGAGGACGTCCAGATGCACAGCTATCATCAGCAGAGTCACTTGCCGCCTCAGTCGGAAGAGATGATGGCTCACTCCGGCTCCATGTACTTCAAACCGTCCTCACCTCATGCCCCAAGTACACCAAACTTCCAGGTTCAGCCCAATCACATGTGGGAGGACCCTGGGTCCCTCCACAGTTTTCACCAGAACTATGTGGCAGCAACCTCTCATATGATAGACCAGCGCAAGAACCCGGTGTCAAGGCTGTCGTTATTCTCCTTTAAACAGTCCCCCCCTGGTACCCCTGTGTCGAGTTGCCAGATGCGATTCGATGGCCCACTGCACGTCTCGATGACCCACGACAACCCAGGATCACATCGGAGCTTAGACAGCCAGAGCTTTGCAGTACCCAGTGCTCTAAGGAAACAGGCCGGGTTAGCCTTCCCTCACTCCCTACAGCTCGGCCATGGACACCAGTTGATGGACAGCCAAGTTCATTCGCCCCCATCCCGAGGGTCACCGTCAAACGAGGgtctgtgtgcagtgtgtggggacaACGCCGCTTGCCAGCATTATGGAGTGAGAACCTGCGAGGGTTGCAAAGGATTTTTTAAG CGCACTGTtcaaaaaaatgctaaatatgtGTGTTTAGCAAACAAAAATTGTCCTGTCGATAAACGCCGAAGAAACCGTTGCCAATACTGCCGTTTCCAGAAGTGCCTTGTTGTCGGAATGGTCAAAGAGG TTGTCAGGACTGCTAGTCTAAAAGGTCGACGAGGCCGTCTACCCTCCAAACCTAAAAGTCCCCAAGACCCCTCACCACCCTCGCCGCCTGTCAGTCTCATAAGTGCTCTTGTTAGGGCCCATGTCGATTCCAACCCGTCTATGTCTGGCCTGGACTACTCAATA TTTCAGGCTAACCCTGACTACCAAATGACTGGAGACGACACTCAGCACATTCAGCAGTTCTATGATCTCCTGACGGGTTCCATGGAGATTATCCGAGGTTGGGCTGAGAAGATCCCGGGGTTTTCTGATCTTCCGAAACAGGATAAAGATCTCCTCTTCGAATCAGCTTTCCTGGAACTTTTTGTTCTGAGGCTGGCATACAG GTCCAACCCAGTGGAAGGCAAACTCATTTTTTGCAACGGAGTGGTCTTGCACCGGCTGCAGTGCGTCCGAGGATTTGGAGAATGGATTGACTCGATTGTGGAGTTTTCCTCCAACCTACAAAGCATGAACATCGATATATCAGCATTCTCCTGCATCGCCGCTCTTGCCATGGTAACAG AAAGGCATGGGCTTAAGGAACCCAAGAGGGTTGAAGAACTTCAAAACAAGATAGTGAACTGCCTAAAAGACCAAGTCACGTTCAATGGCGGATCCTTGAATCGTCCGAACTACCTGTCAAAACTTTTGGGAAAGCTTCCTGAACTTCGCACGCTATGTACACAAGGTCTGCAGCGTATCTTCTACTTAAAACTCGAAGACTTGGTTCCTCCGCCAGCAATAATTGACAAACTTTTCCTCGACACTCTACCTTTTTAA